A single region of the Canis lupus dingo isolate Sandy chromosome 38, ASM325472v2, whole genome shotgun sequence genome encodes:
- the LOC112642828 gene encoding olfactory receptor 10X1, which yields MQTMKVNQTVLKEFILVGFSVYPHVQAFLFVVFLCLYLLTLTGNLAIMGLTWVDRSLHTPMYLFLGALSFSETCYTLTIIPKMLADLLTENKSISVMGCGLQMCFFLGLGGTNCIILTLMGYDRFLAICNPLRYPLLMTNGVCGQLVASAWGGGFLISLIETALIFRGSFCSPNLVKHFFCHMRTVARLACIDSNLTESIVTMISVSGLMGTFLLIIITYVFILSTVFRIPSAKGKQKAFSTCASHLTVVIIHFGFAAIVYMKPETSGGDDTLMSVPYTVITPFLSPLIFSLRNKDMKNAFRKVLGKRSFLNK from the coding sequence ATGCAAACAATGAAGGTCAACCAGACAGTCCTGAAGGAATTCATTCTTGTTGGCTTTTCCGTGTACCCCCATGTGCAGGCTTTCCTCTTCGTGGTCTTCCTTTGCCTCTATCTTCTCACCCTCACAGGTAACCTGGCTATCATGGGTCTAACTTGGGTGGACAGATCTCTCCACACCCCTATGTACCTCTTCCTTGGTGCCCTCTCTTTCTCCGAGACCTGCTACACACTGACCATCATCCCCAAGATGCTGGCCGATCTGCTGACTGAAAACAAGAGCATCTCAGTCATGGGGTGTGGCTTGCAGATGTGTTTCTTCTTGGGACTCGGTGGCACAAATTGTATCATCCTCACCTTGATGGGATATGATCGCTTTCTGGCCATCTGCAACCCTCTCAGATATCCACTGCTTATGACCAATGGGGTGTGTGGACAGCTTGTGGCCTCTGCTTGGGGGGGAGGCTTTCTCATCTCTCTGATAGAGACTGCACTGATATTCAGGGGCTCCTTCTGCAGCCCCAACCTCGTCAAACACTTCTTCTGCCACATGCGGACAGTGGCGAGGCTGGCCTGTATAGACAGCAACCTCACTGAATCCATTGTGACGATGATCTCAGTGTCAGGCTTGATGGGCACCTTCCTGCTCATCATCATCACTTACGTGTTCATTCTCTCCACTGTATTCAGGATCCCATCAGCCAAGGGCAAGCAGAAGGCCTTCTCTACCTGCGCCTCGCATCTCACAGTGGTCATTATCCACTTTGGGTTTGCCGCTATTGTCTATATGAAGCCAGAAACTTCGGGGGGAGATGATACCCTCATGTCTGTCCCTTATACAGTCATTACTCCTTTCCTCAGCCCCCTCATTTTCAGCCTCAGGAATAAGGACATGAAGAATGCCTTTAGGAAGGTGCTTGGAAAGAGaagtttcttaaataaataa
- the LOC112642872 gene encoding olfactory receptor 6P1, giving the protein MGNLSGGHIADFILVGFPTSPPLQLLLFVLFFAIYLLTLLENALIVSTIWLTPSLHRPMYFFLGHLSFLELWYINVTVPRLLGAFLTQDRRVSYVGCMTQLYFFIALACTECVLLAVMAYDRYLAICEPLRYPSLMPSSLAIRLAASSWGGGFFSSMMKLLFISRLSYCGPNIINHFFCDISPLLNLTCSDKEQAELVDFLLALVMILLPLLAVVSSYAAIIATILRIPTAQGRRKAFSTCASHLAVVVIYYSSTLFTYARPRAMYTFNHNKIISVLYTVIVPFLNPAIYCLRNKEVKDALRKLVLGRCHYPSDVPD; this is encoded by the coding sequence ATGGGAAATTTGAGTGGAGGCCACATAGCAGATTTTATTTTGGTGGGCTTCCCAACCTCTCCACCCCTCCAGTTACTTCTCTTTGTCCTCTTCTTTGCAATTTACCTGTTGACACTGTTGGAGAATGCACTCATCGTTTCCACAATCTGGCTCACTCCAAGCCTTCACCGCCCGATGTACTTTTTCCTTGGCCATCTGTCCTTCCTGGAGCTGTGGTACATCAATGTCACAGTTCCTCGTCTTTTGGGAGCATTTCTTACCCAGGACCGTAGAGTCTCCTATGTAGGCTGTATGACCCAGCTCTACTTCTTCATTGCCCTAGCCTGCACCGAATGTGTCCTGCTGGCagtcatggcctatgaccgctaccTGGCCATCTGTGAGCCCCTCCGTTATCCTAGTCTCATGCCGTCCAGCCTGGCCATTCGCCTTGCTGCTTCCTCTTGGGGTGGTGGCTTCTTCAGCTCCATGATGAAGCTTCTTTTCATTTCCCGACTGTCCTACTGTGGGCCCAACATCATCAACCATTTTTTCTGTGATATCTCCCCACTACTCAACCTTACCTGCTCTGACAAGGAGCAAGCAGAACTAGTAGACTTCCTGTTGGCCCTGGTGATGATCCTGCTTCCTCTACTGGCTGTGGTTTCATCATATGCTGCCATCATTGCCACCATCCTGAGGATCCCTACTGCCCAGGGACGTCGCAAAGCCTTTTCCACCTGTGCCTCTCACCTGGCAGTGGTTGTCATCTACTACTCCTCCACCCTCTTCACCTATGCAAGGCCCCGGGCCATGTACACCTTCAACCACAACAAGATCATCTCTGTGCTCTATACGGTCATTGTACCATTCCTCAATCCAGCCATCTACTGCCTGAGGAACAAGGAGGTGAAGGATGCTCTCAGGAAGTTGGTTCTGGGAAGATGCCACTATCCTAGTGATGTCCCAGACTGA
- the LOC112642827 gene encoding olfactory receptor 6Y1 — MVLITNEEEPVTITKVLEVDNDTATIHFILLGFPTRPAFQLFLFFVFLAAYLLTLLENALIILAIRSDGQLHKPMYFFLSNLSFLEMWYVTVISPKMLGDFLSHDKTISFNGCMTQLYFFVTFVCTEYILLAVMAFDRHVAICNPLRYPVIMTNQLCGTLAAGCWLCGLVTAMIKMVFIARLHYCGTPHINHYFCDISPLLNVSCEDSSQAELVDFFLALMVIAVPLCVVVASYATILSTIIRIPSTQGRQKAFSTCASHLTVVILFYSTTLFTYARPKLMYAYNSNKAVSVLYTVIVPLLNPIIYCLRNREVKAALKKTILCKGSGPGEDVALRN; from the exons ATGGTTCTGATCACCAACGAGGAGGAA CCAGTGACGATCACCAAGGTTCTGGAAGTGGATAACGATACAGCGACCATCCATTTCATTCTCCTGGGATTTCCAACACGGCCAGCCTTCCAGCTGTTCCTCTTTTTTGTGTTCCTGGCAGCTTACCTGCTGACCCTGCTGGAGAACGCTCTCATCATCCTGGCCATTCGCAGTGATGGACAGTTGCACAaacccatgtacttcttcctgagCAACCTCTCCTTCCTGGAGATGTGGTATGTCACGGTCATCAGCCCCAAGATGCTGGGCGACTTCCTCAGCCATGACAAGACCATCTCCTTCAATGGCTGCATGACTCAACTGTACTTCTTTGTGACCTTTGTCTGCACGGAGTACATCCTCCTTGCTGTTATGGCCTTTGACCGCCATGTAGCCATTTGTAATCCTCTACGCTATCCAGTCATCATGACCAACCAGCTGTGTGGTACATTGGCTGCGGGATGCTGGCTCTGTGGGCTCGTGACTGCCATGATTAAGATGGTTTTCATAGCCCGACTCCACTACTGTGGCACCCCCCACATCAATCACTACTTTTGTGATATTTCTCCGCTCCTCAATGTCTCTTGTGAGGACTCCTCACAGGCTGAGCTAGTGGACTTCTTCTTGGCCCTCATGGTCATTGCCGTCCCCCTTTGTGTAGTGGTGGCATCTTACGCCACCATTCTCAGCACCATCATCAGGATCCCTTCTACACAGGGCCGCCAAAAGGCGTTTTCCACCTGTGCCTCTCACCTGACGGTTGTAATCCTCTTCTACTCTACAACCCTTTTCACCTATGCCCGCCCCAAGCTCATGTACGCCTATAACTCCAACAAAGCGGTGTCTGTGCTCTACACTGTCATCGTCCCCCTGCTCAACCCCATCATCTACTGTCTGAGGAACCGTGAAGTAAAGGCAGCCCTCAAGAAGACCATACTTTGCAAAGGAAGTGGGCCCGGGGAAGACGTGGCTTtgaggaattaa